Proteins encoded within one genomic window of Lactococcus garvieae:
- the infA gene encoding translation initiation factor IF-1: MAKDDVIEIEGRVVDTMPNAMFTVELENGHKVLATISGKIRKNYIRILPGDRVQVEMSPYDLTRGRITYRFK; this comes from the coding sequence TTGGCAAAAGATGATGTTATCGAAATTGAAGGTAGAGTAGTAGATACTATGCCGAATGCGATGTTCACTGTTGAACTTGAAAATGGTCACAAAGTTTTGGCGACGATTTCTGGAAAAATTCGTAAGAATTATATCCGTATCCTGCCAGGAGACCGCGTGCAAGTGGAAATGTCACCATATGATTTGACACGTGGACGCATTACCTACCGTTTTAAATAA
- the rplQ gene encoding 50S ribosomal protein L17 has translation MGYRKLGRTSSQRKAMLRDLTTDLLINETIVTTEARAKEIRKTVEKMITLGKRGDLHARRQAAAYVRNEVAIKDFNEETETFPTALQKLFDDIAKRYEGRNGGYTRILKVEPRRGDAAPMAIIELV, from the coding sequence ATGGGTTACCGTAAACTTGGACGCACATCTTCACAACGTAAAGCTATGCTTCGTGATTTGACAACAGATCTTCTTATCAACGAAACTATCGTTACAACTGAAGCTCGTGCTAAAGAAATCCGTAAAACAGTTGAAAAGATGATCACTCTTGGTAAACGTGGTGACTTGCACGCTCGTCGTCAAGCCGCAGCTTACGTTCGTAACGAAGTCGCTATTAAAGATTTCAACGAAGAAACTGAAACTTTCCCAACTGCACTTCAAAAATTGTTCGACGATATTGCTAAACGCTACGAAGGCCGTAACGGTGGTTACACTCGTATCTTGAAAGTTGAACCACGTCGTGGTGATGCTGCCCCTATGGCAATCATCGAGCTTGTTTAA
- the rpmJ gene encoding 50S ribosomal protein L36 — translation MKVRPSVKPICEYCKVIRRNGRVMVICPVNPKHKQRQG, via the coding sequence ATGAAAGTAAGACCATCAGTTAAACCAATCTGCGAATACTGTAAAGTAATTCGTCGTAACGGTCGTGTTATGGTAATTTGCCCTGTAAATCCAAAACACAAACAACGTCAGGGATAG
- a CDS encoding metal ABC transporter permease: protein MFEILSYDFMRNALLATTAISLFAPLLGVFLVLRRQSLLSDTLSHVSLAGVAFGILFSSNPTWTTLIVVIIAAIFMEFLRTVYKNYLELATAILMSAGLALAMFIINVAGSKTSISIDQYLFGSIVTIATPQVIMLYIIALIVLAGFIFFLRPLYVMTFDEDTALVDGLPVRAMSMIFNIVTGIAIALMIPACGALLVSAIMVLPASVSMLIGKSFKTVLIWSVIIGFIGMNSGLIISYYFNAPASSAITLIFVALFLLVSVLKRFFKR from the coding sequence GTGTTTGAAATTCTCTCTTATGATTTTATGCGAAATGCACTTTTAGCGACAACTGCTATTTCACTCTTCGCCCCACTTCTTGGTGTCTTCCTTGTACTTCGCCGTCAATCACTCCTTTCTGATACACTTTCTCACGTTTCTTTAGCAGGTGTGGCCTTTGGTATATTATTTAGCTCTAATCCCACATGGACTACGCTTATTGTTGTTATTATTGCAGCTATTTTTATGGAATTTCTCCGTACTGTTTATAAAAATTACCTTGAGTTAGCAACTGCTATTTTGATGTCTGCGGGTCTTGCTCTTGCTATGTTTATCATCAATGTTGCTGGGAGTAAAACCAGTATCAGCATTGACCAATATCTTTTCGGCTCAATCGTTACAATTGCAACTCCACAAGTGATTATGCTGTATATCATTGCTCTTATCGTTCTAGCTGGATTCATCTTCTTCCTCCGTCCGCTTTATGTGATGACTTTTGATGAAGATACGGCCTTAGTAGATGGTCTTCCTGTCCGGGCTATGTCAATGATTTTCAATATTGTCACTGGTATCGCTATTGCTTTAATGATTCCTGCTTGTGGAGCCTTGCTTGTTTCTGCTATTATGGTCTTGCCCGCTAGTGTTTCGATGTTGATAGGAAAATCATTTAAAACAGTACTCATCTGGTCTGTCATTATTGGTTTTATTGGTATGAATAGTGGTTTGATTATTTCTTATTATTTCAATGCCCCTGCCAGTTCAGCAATCACTCTAATCTTTGTCGCT
- a CDS encoding DNA-directed RNA polymerase subunit alpha produces the protein MIEFEKPKIIKLDETEFYGKFVVEPLERGYGTTLGNSLRRVLLSSLPGSAVTSIQIEGVQHEFATIPGVREDVVQIILAIKGLAIKSYVENEKQIELDVTGPMAVTAGDILTDSDIEIVNKDHYLFSIAEGHSMRAVMTVNKGYGYVPADENKVEGAPIGTIAVDSIYTPVSKVNYQVEPARVGGDASYDKLTLEITTNGTIVADDALSLSAKILTDHLNLFVDLSETASESETLVAKEEVKTERVLDKIIEEMDFSVRAYNGLKRAGINTVADIVEMSEADMIKVKNLGHKSVEEVKVKLTDLGLELKKRK, from the coding sequence ATGATTGAGTTTGAAAAACCAAAAATTATTAAATTAGACGAAACAGAATTTTACGGTAAATTTGTAGTAGAACCGCTTGAACGTGGTTATGGTACAACTTTGGGTAATTCTTTGCGTCGCGTTCTCTTGTCTTCATTGCCTGGTTCAGCTGTTACTTCAATTCAAATTGAAGGAGTTCAACACGAATTCGCAACTATTCCTGGTGTACGTGAAGATGTGGTCCAAATTATCCTTGCTATTAAAGGACTTGCGATCAAATCTTACGTTGAAAATGAAAAACAAATTGAGCTTGACGTTACTGGACCTATGGCAGTAACTGCAGGTGACATTTTGACAGATAGTGATATCGAAATTGTCAATAAAGACCATTATCTTTTCTCTATCGCAGAAGGTCATTCTATGCGCGCTGTTATGACAGTAAACAAAGGTTACGGATACGTTCCTGCTGACGAAAACAAAGTCGAAGGTGCACCTATCGGTACAATTGCTGTGGACTCAATTTACACACCAGTTAGCAAAGTTAACTATCAAGTAGAACCAGCTCGTGTAGGTGGTGATGCATCTTACGATAAGTTGACTTTGGAAATCACTACAAACGGCACAATCGTTGCTGACGATGCTTTGTCTCTCTCTGCGAAGATTTTGACAGATCACTTGAACTTGTTTGTTGACTTGTCAGAAACAGCTTCAGAATCTGAAACTCTCGTAGCTAAAGAAGAAGTGAAAACAGAACGTGTTCTCGATAAAATTATCGAAGAAATGGACTTCTCAGTTCGTGCCTATAATGGTTTGAAACGCGCTGGAATCAATACCGTAGCTGATATTGTGGAAATGAGTGAAGCTGACATGATTAAAGTCAAAAACCTCGGTCACAAATCAGTAGAAGAAGTCAAGGTTAAATTGACTGACTTGGGCTTGGAGCTCAAAAAACGAAAATAA
- a CDS encoding TIGR03111 family XrtG-associated glycosyltransferase, with protein sequence MIGQLFRLSLSQMGFWASWTMIPILVEILPSIISIIRLLISTLRNRKKKEMMAFPEVKPYVSIIIPVFNSKDSLYECIKSVDNSSYPHELIQIILVDNKPGGDKECFDIFDQMHNHEFSHLNMVYLRSAPGKAKALNTAIYSCIGTYIVNIDSDGILERDAISNLILKYENDSSIAAMTGVILTQKDMIQSEKSLYKRILQKNEYFEYAHSFLTGRTKETTHNQLFTMAGAFSSFRKEVLISTFLYDVDTVGEDTDMTFQIRVNGGQKVDICEDAFFFVDPIEDLDTLYIQRQRWQRGQLEVVGNYMTGRNHITGFFKDFLIRRMIIDHTFIFPKMIWLFASFILIQFGYSYRMILLSYGLIYLLYFFVSVLNTICTLLFFNNFKEERQFYVRNIWCLLTLPIYTFICSWFRLVGVLNSITSPAKWDTKKFKEEKKQVIEMIRNDFMKVKKGR encoded by the coding sequence ATGATAGGGCAACTGTTCCGATTAAGTTTATCTCAAATGGGATTTTGGGCTTCGTGGACGATGATACCAATATTGGTTGAGATACTTCCTTCCATTATTTCTATCATTAGACTCCTTATCAGTACGCTTAGAAATAGGAAAAAAAAGGAGATGATGGCCTTTCCTGAAGTTAAGCCCTACGTTTCAATCATCATCCCTGTGTTTAACTCAAAAGATTCACTTTACGAATGTATAAAATCAGTTGATAATTCAAGTTATCCCCATGAATTAATTCAAATTATATTAGTTGATAATAAACCTGGGGGAGATAAAGAGTGCTTCGACATCTTTGATCAGATGCACAACCATGAGTTCAGCCATCTTAATATGGTCTATTTAAGAAGTGCACCCGGGAAAGCCAAAGCTTTAAATACAGCTATTTATAGCTGTATTGGTACTTATATTGTAAATATTGATAGTGATGGTATTCTAGAACGGGATGCCATCTCAAACCTTATTTTGAAATATGAGAACGACAGCAGTATAGCCGCAATGACAGGCGTCATCTTAACTCAAAAAGATATGATACAATCTGAAAAGTCTTTGTATAAAAGAATATTGCAGAAAAACGAATATTTTGAATATGCTCACTCTTTTTTGACTGGTAGAACTAAAGAAACAACGCATAATCAATTGTTTACAATGGCAGGTGCTTTTTCTAGTTTTAGAAAAGAAGTTTTAATTTCTACATTTTTATATGATGTGGATACAGTTGGGGAAGACACCGATATGACCTTTCAAATCCGGGTCAACGGAGGGCAAAAGGTAGATATTTGTGAAGATGCTTTCTTTTTTGTTGATCCTATAGAAGATTTAGATACGCTCTATATTCAGCGTCAAAGATGGCAACGTGGACAGTTAGAAGTTGTGGGTAATTACATGACTGGACGAAACCATATCACAGGATTTTTTAAAGATTTTCTTATTCGTAGAATGATTATAGATCATACGTTTATTTTTCCAAAGATGATATGGCTATTTGCAAGTTTTATTCTTATACAGTTTGGTTATTCATATCGAATGATTCTCCTGTCTTATGGGTTAATCTATTTACTTTATTTCTTTGTCTCGGTATTGAATACAATATGCACTCTTCTATTTTTTAATAATTTCAAAGAGGAAAGACAATTCTATGTGAGAAACATATGGTGTTTATTAACTTTGCCTATTTACACTTTTATCTGTTCATGGTTTAGGTTGGTAGGAGTGCTCAATAGCATCACTTCGCCAGCTAAATGGGATACGAAAAAGTTTAAAGAGGAGAAAAAGCAGGTAATTGAGATGATAAGAAATGATTTTATGAAAGTTAAAAAAGGAAGATAA
- a CDS encoding zinc-dependent MarR family transcriptional regulator yields the protein MYTNLENQIDHFLSQVMQFAENKHEILLGKCQSDIKLTSTQEHLLMLLNEEATTNARMAETLAVSPAAITKALKKLQDLELISPTKSQTDERVVLWNLTPKALPIAQEHAAHHAATLNSYQQLTQKYTAEEQEVIKDFLNQLAEKFK from the coding sequence ATGTACACAAATTTAGAAAACCAAATTGATCACTTCTTATCTCAAGTCATGCAATTCGCAGAAAATAAACATGAAATCCTTTTGGGTAAATGTCAAAGCGATATCAAATTAACATCTACGCAGGAACATCTACTCATGTTACTCAATGAGGAAGCAACAACAAACGCACGGATGGCCGAAACGCTGGCAGTCTCACCTGCAGCCATTACTAAAGCTTTAAAAAAATTACAAGATTTAGAACTTATCTCTCCTACGAAAAGTCAGACAGACGAGCGTGTTGTTTTATGGAATTTAACCCCTAAAGCTTTACCGATTGCGCAAGAGCATGCTGCTCACCACGCCGCAACGCTTAATAGTTACCAACAACTTACTCAAAAGTATACAGCTGAAGAACAGGAAGTCATTAAGGATTTTCTCAATCAATTAGCCGAAAAATTTAAATAG
- the rpsM gene encoding 30S ribosomal protein S13, translated as MARFAGVDIPNEKRIVISLTYVYGVGLQTAKKVLAAAGVSEDVRTKDLTSDQEDAIRRELDGLKLEGDLRREVNLNIKRLMEIGSYRGMRHRRGLPTRGQNTKNNARTRKGPAKAIAGKKK; from the coding sequence ATGGCTCGTTTTGCTGGAGTTGATATTCCAAACGAAAAACGTATTGTTATTTCATTGACATACGTTTACGGTGTTGGACTACAAACTGCTAAAAAAGTGCTTGCTGCTGCAGGTGTTTCAGAAGATGTACGTACTAAAGATCTTACATCTGATCAAGAAGATGCAATCCGTCGTGAACTTGACGGCTTGAAACTCGAAGGAGATCTTCGTCGTGAAGTAAACCTCAACATCAAACGCTTAATGGAAATTGGTAGCTACCGTGGTATGCGTCACCGTCGTGGACTTCCTACACGTGGACAAAACACAAAAAACAATGCACGTACTCGTAAGGGTCCTGCTAAAGCTATCGCTGGTAAGAAAAAATAA
- the xrtG gene encoding exosortase family protein XrtG — protein sequence MTVMFLVGLVVWVYILSVFRRAQLTAYYYIWGSIGIFFILIKLSNPFWVWELTQLITAIVGSISHFFHLGQSFTQYGGIWINNVNSPVFLTIDYECSGIIEIVALLSLLLFFPVYSRKEKLVYALLGSISITIANVVRLMTVIIIVNTYGSQSFFWAHSIIGRIIFYVITIIIYYYTFTYTQVNSEGYKQLLKRFRKREI from the coding sequence ATGACAGTGATGTTTTTAGTCGGTCTTGTAGTATGGGTGTACATACTATCTGTATTTCGAAGAGCTCAGCTTACAGCCTATTACTATATATGGGGAAGTATTGGTATATTTTTTATTCTTATTAAATTATCCAATCCTTTTTGGGTATGGGAATTGACTCAACTTATAACTGCTATAGTTGGCTCTATATCACATTTTTTTCATTTGGGACAATCTTTTACTCAATATGGAGGAATTTGGATTAATAATGTGAATTCACCTGTTTTTCTAACAATTGACTATGAATGCTCAGGAATAATAGAAATCGTGGCTTTGCTTTCTTTATTGCTATTTTTTCCAGTATACAGCCGCAAAGAGAAATTAGTTTATGCGCTATTAGGTAGTATTAGTATCACTATTGCTAATGTGGTAAGGCTAATGACAGTTATAATTATTGTAAATACCTATGGCAGTCAAAGCTTTTTTTGGGCGCATTCAATAATTGGCAGAATTATTTTTTATGTTATAACAATCATTATTTATTACTATACATTTACTTATACACAGGTTAATAGTGAAGGTTACAAACAATTATTAAAGAGATTTAGAAAGAGAGAAATATGA
- a CDS encoding C39 family peptidase gives MKNKKLFLLGLVLLAGGTLSHVARAEMGDTSTTPQVLVESTSDDRTVTEETPSSSQNEESSITEETSSTQVSSQSSTSSDEDTATESSSSARSETVESNSSQSQPSTTEQEKPKEQTVKVKKTYITVYRLYNTRNKEHLYTTDKNEMTVLLKIYNSDWKYEGPAWMSPNSTGSKVYRVYNSRSGEHLYTKDSYEAKILSSKFGWRNEGKKFYSDTKGLSVYRLFNSAAGIGAHFVTRDAYEKNSLASRGWKYEGVAWKSSNTSLINDYTPPQTPRPPKPHAKRPTYYSQLDARWANVRLNDSLVKVSGCVPTSLAMVFRGSYGMNVDPGTVAKKADVISKHSFGLSGKDLINTAKAYGHSVEQINNKSRAITLLKAGYPLVFYINVGIGHAVVTYGYYNGIVEVFDPYNRQFYPSGRASLSSIWNKPSADTMDWDAGRPVFAIK, from the coding sequence ATGAAAAATAAAAAACTTTTTTTATTGGGGCTAGTGTTGCTGGCAGGGGGAACTCTAAGTCATGTAGCAAGGGCTGAAATGGGTGATACATCAACTACACCTCAAGTCTTAGTTGAATCTACAAGTGATGACAGAACTGTGACTGAAGAAACTCCGAGCTCCTCTCAAAACGAAGAAAGCTCAATAACGGAAGAAACAAGTAGTACACAAGTTTCAAGTCAATCTTCAACATCATCTGATGAAGATACAGCAACTGAAAGCTCATCAAGCGCACGTAGCGAAACTGTAGAAAGTAACAGTTCCCAAAGCCAACCAAGTACAACTGAGCAAGAAAAACCGAAAGAACAAACGGTAAAAGTAAAGAAAACCTACATTACGGTTTATCGGCTTTATAATACACGTAATAAAGAACATCTTTATACTACAGATAAAAATGAAATGACTGTTCTTCTTAAAATTTATAACTCTGATTGGAAGTATGAAGGCCCAGCATGGATGTCGCCAAACAGTACGGGTTCAAAGGTTTATCGTGTCTATAATTCTCGTTCAGGAGAACATCTCTATACAAAAGACAGTTATGAGGCAAAAATTCTTAGTTCAAAATTTGGCTGGAGAAATGAAGGTAAAAAATTCTATTCAGATACAAAAGGTTTATCAGTATATCGATTATTTAATTCAGCTGCTGGCATTGGGGCTCACTTTGTTACACGAGACGCTTATGAGAAGAACTCTTTGGCTTCAAGGGGCTGGAAATATGAAGGGGTTGCATGGAAAAGTAGCAACACCTCATTAATTAATGACTACACGCCTCCTCAAACACCTCGGCCGCCAAAACCTCATGCCAAGCGTCCTACTTACTACTCTCAGTTAGATGCGCGTTGGGCAAATGTAAGATTAAATGACTCCCTCGTTAAAGTTTCCGGTTGTGTACCAACTAGCCTTGCTATGGTGTTCAGAGGAAGTTATGGGATGAATGTGGATCCAGGTACTGTAGCTAAAAAAGCAGATGTTATCAGTAAACATAGTTTTGGCCTATCAGGAAAAGATTTAATCAATACTGCTAAAGCTTATGGTCACTCTGTAGAGCAAATTAATAATAAAAGTAGAGCGATAACATTATTAAAAGCAGGTTATCCCCTCGTATTCTATATTAACGTAGGTATCGGCCATGCAGTGGTTACATATGGTTATTATAATGGGATTGTAGAGGTTTTTGACCCATATAACAGACAATTTTATCCCAGTGGACGTGCTTCTTTAAGCTCAATTTGGAATAAACCATCTGCTGACACAATGGACTGGGATGCAGGTCGCCCAGTATTTGCAATTAAATAG
- a CDS encoding metal ABC transporter ATP-binding protein, with translation MPYIDVQNVSFHYDNNPVLEDVSYTVNPGEFVTLTGENGAAKSTLIKITLGILKPKSGQVVIARHDTQNRRLRIAYVPQQISSFNAGFPSTVHEFVRSGRYPRKGWFRTLNAHDEEHVEAALKAVGMWEYRHKKIGELSGGQKQRIIIARTFASDPDVFVLDEPTVGMDDVTTDAFYELMAHAAHEHGKSVLMVTHDPDSVKKYMDRNIHLARDKNGKFECFELHGNGSKKSQEEVSLSV, from the coding sequence ATGCCTTATATTGATGTACAAAATGTAAGCTTTCATTATGACAATAATCCTGTTTTAGAAGATGTAAGTTATACAGTTAACCCTGGGGAATTTGTCACTCTAACTGGTGAAAATGGTGCTGCAAAATCAACCCTAATCAAAATCACTTTAGGTATTCTAAAGCCAAAGTCTGGCCAAGTCGTCATTGCACGCCATGACACACAAAACAGACGTTTAAGAATTGCTTACGTACCTCAACAAATCTCAAGCTTTAATGCTGGTTTTCCATCAACCGTCCATGAGTTTGTACGTTCTGGTCGCTATCCGCGTAAGGGATGGTTCCGCACCCTCAACGCACACGATGAGGAACACGTTGAAGCAGCACTCAAAGCTGTGGGGATGTGGGAATACCGTCATAAAAAAATCGGAGAACTTTCAGGTGGTCAAAAGCAACGTATCATTATTGCACGCACCTTTGCATCTGATCCAGATGTTTTTGTTCTCGATGAGCCTACTGTGGGGATGGATGATGTAACAACAGACGCATTCTATGAACTTATGGCTCATGCCGCTCATGAACATGGAAAAAGTGTTCTTATGGTGACACATGACCCGGATTCTGTTAAAAAATACATGGACCGCAATATCCATCTAGCCAGAGATAAAAACGGTAAGTTCGAATGTTTCGAACTTCATGGAAATGGCAGCAAAAAGTCTCAAGAGGAGGTGAGTCTCAGTGTTTGA
- a CDS encoding Firmicu-CTERM sorting domain-containing protein: MSDWQDKPKTVITPYDSIYNNHEVSLLSDDSNVYFYVQMAKAGGNNTMITSEYILDIGDTEFAILMPDINNPYSGLPITNDTLKIGESMAIGVAAQLRKGSSTIIPSQYTVLNDANVKAYITRTPNDDSFVDEMEIQIPFSTLGIENSTSQTISLSNPNLGTQEATISGGSTGPIVLAVVALFLAGLGYMYKVKNKPNLFAKVWRRSGK, translated from the coding sequence ATGTCTGATTGGCAGGATAAGCCTAAAACAGTTATTACCCCTTATGATAGTATTTATAATAATCATGAGGTTTCACTTCTTTCAGATGACAGTAACGTATATTTTTATGTGCAGATGGCTAAAGCTGGAGGTAACAATACGATGATTACTTCTGAGTATATCTTAGACATAGGCGATACAGAATTTGCGATATTGATGCCGGATATTAATAATCCTTATTCAGGATTGCCAATCACAAACGATACCTTAAAAATTGGAGAAAGTATGGCTATAGGGGTTGCAGCACAGTTACGTAAGGGAAGTAGTACAATCATACCTTCTCAGTATACCGTGCTCAATGATGCAAATGTGAAAGCCTATATAACGAGAACGCCTAATGATGATTCCTTTGTTGACGAAATGGAGATTCAAATTCCTTTCAGTACCTTAGGAATTGAAAACTCTACAAGTCAAACGATTAGTTTATCTAATCCCAATTTAGGAACTCAAGAAGCTACTATTTCAGGTGGAAGTACAGGGCCGATAGTATTAGCAGTCGTCGCTCTATTTCTTGCTGGTTTAGGTTATATGTATAAAGTGAAGAATAAACCAAATCTTTTTGCCAAAGTTTGGAGAAGAAGCGGAAAATAA
- the rpsK gene encoding 30S ribosomal protein S11, translating to MAKITRKRRVKKNIETGIAHIQSTFNNTIIMITDVHGNALAWSSAGSLGFKGSKKSTPFAAQMASEAAAKAAQEQGLKTVSVTVKGPGSGRESAIRALAAAGLNVTSISDVTPVPHNGARPPKRRRV from the coding sequence ATGGCAAAAATTACTCGTAAACGTCGTGTGAAAAAGAATATTGAAACTGGTATCGCCCACATTCAATCAACTTTTAACAACACTATCATTATGATTACTGACGTTCATGGTAACGCTCTTGCTTGGTCATCTGCAGGCTCACTTGGTTTTAAAGGTTCTAAAAAATCTACACCATTCGCTGCGCAAATGGCTTCTGAAGCTGCTGCTAAAGCTGCTCAAGAACAAGGGTTGAAAACAGTATCTGTTACAGTTAAAGGTCCTGGTTCAGGTCGTGAATCTGCAATCCGTGCACTCGCGGCTGCTGGTCTTAACGTAACTTCTATTAGTGATGTGACTCCTGTACCTCACAATGGTGCACGTCCTCCAAAACGTCGTCGTGTATAA
- a CDS encoding TIGR03766 family XrtG-associated glycosyltransferase — protein MRDKFFSFSNSSIRILFYFLFALTFYFSLTSVNLTVGDSKYYGMSTTIVTTVFILAALLLIVAVATFNSLRKFLYFIFWEKGLLTSLCILLIVIVLQITFVYLVHPAIGFDVGAIHEALTNTWDPEIKAYYSMYPNNMLILLLQHGLSTVFNSNSWLFFDLITLLLVDLSVLFNISTVYVIDKKYIVPAIYIHSLWLLAFPMIIIPYTDTWVIPFVSGYLLSYSIIAFGKCKNIYKYFAALTFGICLITSYFMKPSAIIPVIAIIIIEILFTFKTKRQPENKLFLNKLSYLIMLLSTVIALWGIGKFVNQQTYIEVDPNRSIPVLHFMNMGLSNEGGYNPEDALMMGKLPTKKERIDYSKKNIKKRLQEKGLGGYLVFLLNKHSNNTSDGTFAWQKEGHFISNEKQTVKIDDFSSAIKSFFYLYGEHISDYRFIAQVIWLIILSLILFGGIENIKFKQILRLGIIGGFLYLLLFEGGRSRYLIQFLPLILIFASLSSAKALTNIKRVFSWK, from the coding sequence ATGAGAGATAAATTTTTTTCTTTTAGTAATTCTTCCATACGGATATTATTCTATTTCTTATTTGCTTTAACATTTTATTTTTCGCTTACTTCTGTCAACCTCACGGTGGGCGATAGTAAGTATTATGGAATGAGCACTACGATAGTAACTACAGTTTTCATTTTAGCTGCTCTTCTACTCATTGTAGCCGTTGCGACTTTTAACAGTCTAAGAAAATTTTTATACTTCATCTTCTGGGAAAAAGGCTTGCTGACCTCCCTATGTATTTTGTTAATTGTTATCGTCCTTCAAATAACATTTGTCTACTTGGTACACCCAGCTATAGGTTTTGACGTTGGAGCCATACATGAGGCTTTAACTAATACTTGGGATCCTGAAATTAAGGCATACTATAGTATGTACCCGAATAATATGCTTATTTTGTTGTTACAACATGGGCTATCCACTGTATTTAATAGTAATTCTTGGCTTTTCTTTGACCTTATCACACTACTTTTAGTAGATTTATCTGTTTTATTTAATATCTCAACAGTTTATGTAATCGATAAAAAATATATTGTACCGGCTATTTACATTCATTCCTTATGGCTGCTGGCCTTTCCTATGATAATTATCCCTTATACGGATACATGGGTTATCCCCTTTGTCTCGGGATATTTATTGTCCTACAGTATTATTGCATTTGGAAAATGTAAAAATATTTACAAATACTTTGCCGCGCTTACTTTTGGGATTTGTTTAATCACTTCATATTTTATGAAGCCTTCGGCTATTATACCAGTCATTGCCATTATTATCATAGAAATTTTATTTACTTTCAAGACCAAGAGACAACCAGAAAACAAGCTTTTTTTAAATAAGCTTTCATATCTTATAATGTTGCTCTCTACGGTAATTGCATTATGGGGGATTGGAAAATTTGTAAATCAGCAGACCTATATTGAAGTGGATCCCAATCGAAGCATCCCTGTTTTACATTTCATGAATATGGGGTTATCTAATGAAGGTGGATATAACCCTGAAGATGCATTAATGATGGGTAAATTACCAACTAAAAAAGAAAGAATAGACTATTCCAAAAAAAATATAAAGAAAAGATTACAGGAAAAGGGATTAGGTGGTTACCTTGTTTTTCTTCTGAATAAACATTCTAATAATACCTCTGATGGCACTTTTGCTTGGCAAAAGGAGGGACATTTCATAAGCAATGAAAAACAAACTGTAAAAATAGATGATTTTTCGAGTGCTATAAAGTCATTTTTCTACTTGTATGGTGAGCATATCTCCGATTACAGGTTTATTGCTCAAGTCATTTGGCTCATAATACTTAGTCTCATTTTATTTGGTGGCATAGAGAATATAAAATTTAAACAAATTTTAAGGTTAGGTATAATTGGAGGATTTCTTTATCTTCTACTATTTGAAGGTGGACGGAGTCGTTATCTTATCCAGTTTTTACCATTAATACTTATCTTTGCCTCGCTAAGCAGTGCCAAAGCTTTAACCAATATTAAGAGAGTATTTAGTTGGAAATAA
- a CDS encoding 6-carboxytetrahydropterin synthase has product MKRIYRLKFYINASHAIRWEKGIGQKHNHTWEIVCEFKGLNDKFISFFEAEKVVRNILDKFEGTYLNETPTFKNINPTLENVTEVFFERLSQDIKKVDGQLVQVEIAEKPTHIFRIEAEDDL; this is encoded by the coding sequence ATGAAAAGAATTTATAGATTAAAGTTTTATATCAACGCTAGCCATGCCATTCGGTGGGAAAAGGGAATCGGGCAAAAACATAATCATACGTGGGAAATTGTGTGTGAGTTCAAAGGGTTAAATGACAAATTCATCTCCTTTTTTGAAGCAGAGAAGGTTGTAAGAAATATTTTAGATAAGTTCGAGGGTACTTACTTGAATGAGACACCTACGTTTAAAAATATCAATCCTACGCTTGAAAATGTTACAGAAGTCTTTTTTGAAAGGCTGAGTCAAGATATAAAAAAAGTAGACGGACAATTGGTACAAGTTGAAATAGCAGAGAAACCTACTCATATCTTTAGGATTGAGGCTGAGGATGATTTATGA